A section of the Leptospira kobayashii genome encodes:
- a CDS encoding ATP-binding protein, whose translation MSSFLQRKWICLIVILFAFQCKQLFLIEKPPLVKEGVLDLRENWNLEKRLSLEGEWEFYWNVLYSELTNKSIPQFENVPGTWTDYKKGEGTYPSFGYATYRMNLYLKEPMEGMAIKMLEASTSYNLYINGKKVLSSGIVGKTKETSFPLYRPGVSAPLTLNESNEIVIEVSNFFHSKSGVWAKVYIGKHEDLVSVREKTIWLDIFICGGVCIAFFYHFSLFALLRGVLSHLFFSFIGVVAFIRIALTGERFFYSLFPWFGFNLGYVMELLSVYVGGMVLALFIRSVFPNEFSKKVMYGLVSGFLMLCLTVIFTDLYIYSQTIPIFGILIFIECIYIVYVLIQAIRNDRVGAWIGLIICMLLFVFIANDILYANMVINTTYILSYGISLFFVAQAFIISKQFASSYHLSQKLSEDLQKSNDRLVSIDKLKDEFLANTSHELRTPLQGIIGIADSLRRGVGGSMSKFVEDQMSMIVTSGERLSRLVNDILDFSKLKHRDLSLKNIPVDLYQAVNFTLTLNQVNLNLTKVNMENRIPKDFPTLFADENRLQQILQNLIANAVKFTEEGSIIVTAKILPNRMAEISVTDTGIGIDEKNQERIFDFFEQVESGDARNSGGTGLGLAISRALVNLHGGDIGVESERKKGSRFYFTLPVLDEKTEIETSNTPEFINDKNEMKPNELISFPSIDTVYTANRIFSPEEVRILVVDDEPINLQVIQNYLSLQKIQAVTVSSGKEALELLKPGHLFQAVILDMMMPRFSGLETTKEIRKNYTALELPILMLTAKTQDKDLVAALNAGVNDYLIKPFDYEQLTLRVSNMLRLLQSHKEHLERESEKKIAVGHVRQRINLDLHDHLGARLTDLKFLSEELLNKEGTDRVLFEKIIGNVNAAIQILRDQMLKIEDLGLLSENFIKGINLVMLRRYSDADRDFDFQADEKLIHFFSSQRNENSMIELYSIVNEITSNDLKYGEGVSKWNFLLEDNEILMNMKAGSRYRLQKHKTGRGTENLVFRISKLGGKMKLKLDENMYHMELKLNKETFSLQ comes from the coding sequence GAGAATTGGAATTTGGAAAAACGTTTGAGCCTGGAAGGAGAGTGGGAATTTTACTGGAACGTTCTTTATTCCGAATTAACAAACAAATCCATACCTCAATTTGAAAATGTTCCGGGTACTTGGACTGATTACAAAAAGGGGGAAGGAACTTATCCTAGCTTCGGTTATGCGACTTATCGAATGAATTTATATTTGAAAGAACCGATGGAAGGTATGGCGATTAAGATGCTCGAAGCTTCGACTTCTTATAATCTTTATATAAATGGAAAGAAGGTATTGTCAAGCGGTATCGTGGGAAAAACAAAAGAAACAAGTTTTCCATTGTACAGACCGGGAGTGAGCGCTCCGTTAACATTGAACGAATCCAACGAAATCGTCATCGAAGTATCCAATTTCTTCCATTCCAAATCAGGCGTTTGGGCAAAAGTTTATATAGGCAAACACGAGGATCTTGTTTCCGTTCGGGAAAAAACGATTTGGCTGGACATATTCATTTGCGGGGGAGTGTGCATCGCGTTTTTTTATCATTTCAGTTTATTTGCACTGCTTCGCGGAGTTTTATCCCATCTGTTTTTTTCATTTATCGGTGTTGTTGCATTCATTCGGATCGCTTTGACGGGCGAGCGGTTTTTCTATTCTCTTTTTCCTTGGTTTGGTTTTAACTTAGGTTATGTGATGGAACTCTTATCTGTTTACGTCGGTGGAATGGTGCTCGCTCTGTTTATCAGATCCGTATTTCCGAATGAGTTTTCGAAAAAAGTGATGTATGGTTTGGTATCCGGTTTTTTGATGCTTTGTCTGACGGTAATCTTTACCGATTTGTATATTTATTCTCAGACCATACCGATCTTCGGTATTTTGATTTTTATCGAATGCATTTATATAGTTTATGTTTTGATCCAAGCCATTCGAAATGACAGGGTCGGTGCTTGGATCGGGCTTATTATTTGCATGTTACTTTTCGTATTCATCGCGAACGATATACTTTATGCGAATATGGTCATTAATACGACTTATATATTGTCTTACGGTATTTCCTTGTTCTTTGTCGCTCAGGCTTTCATTATCTCCAAACAATTTGCAAGCTCCTATCATCTTTCTCAGAAATTAAGCGAAGACTTGCAAAAATCAAATGATCGTTTGGTTTCCATTGATAAACTGAAAGATGAATTTTTGGCAAATACGTCTCATGAATTAAGGACCCCATTGCAAGGAATCATCGGGATTGCGGATTCACTCAGAAGAGGAGTCGGCGGATCTATGTCCAAGTTCGTGGAAGACCAAATGAGTATGATAGTTACGAGCGGAGAAAGGCTTTCCCGGCTTGTAAATGACATACTTGATTTTTCCAAACTCAAACATCGCGATCTTAGCCTGAAGAATATTCCCGTTGATCTCTATCAAGCGGTCAACTTCACACTTACACTCAATCAAGTGAATCTTAATTTAACTAAAGTTAATATGGAAAACAGGATTCCCAAAGATTTTCCCACTTTATTTGCCGATGAAAACAGACTTCAGCAGATTTTACAGAATTTAATCGCCAATGCGGTAAAATTTACAGAGGAAGGATCGATCATAGTTACTGCTAAGATTCTCCCGAATCGGATGGCGGAAATCAGTGTGACGGATACCGGAATAGGAATCGATGAAAAAAATCAGGAAAGGATTTTTGATTTTTTCGAACAAGTGGAGAGCGGAGATGCACGCAATTCAGGCGGAACTGGGCTGGGGCTTGCGATCAGTCGTGCTCTTGTGAATTTGCATGGAGGAGATATCGGTGTAGAGTCGGAACGGAAGAAAGGCTCCCGGTTTTATTTCACCTTACCTGTATTAGATGAAAAAACCGAAATTGAAACGAGTAATACTCCTGAATTTATCAATGATAAAAATGAAATGAAACCGAACGAACTTATTTCATTTCCTTCCATCGATACTGTATACACTGCCAATCGGATCTTTTCTCCTGAAGAGGTGAGAATACTCGTGGTAGATGACGAGCCGATCAATTTGCAGGTAATTCAAAATTATCTTTCGTTGCAAAAAATCCAAGCAGTCACCGTTTCCAGCGGCAAAGAGGCACTTGAATTGTTGAAGCCGGGACATTTGTTTCAAGCGGTTATATTGGATATGATGATGCCTAGATTTTCCGGCTTGGAAACTACAAAGGAGATCAGAAAGAATTATACCGCTTTGGAATTACCTATCTTAATGCTCACTGCAAAAACCCAAGATAAGGACTTGGTGGCCGCCTTGAATGCGGGCGTAAATGATTATCTGATAAAACCTTTCGATTATGAACAACTTACTCTTCGCGTTAGCAATATGCTTCGGTTATTGCAAAGTCATAAGGAACATTTGGAAAGAGAATCCGAAAAGAAAATTGCAGTGGGTCACGTCCGGCAAAGGATCAATTTGGATCTTCATGATCATTTGGGAGCAAGGCTTACCGATTTGAAATTTTTATCGGAAGAATTATTGAACAAGGAAGGAACGGATAGAGTCCTATTCGAAAAAATCATTGGAAACGTAAATGCAGCCATTCAGATTTTAAGAGATCAGATGTTGAAGATAGAAGATCTGGGTCTTTTGAGCGAAAATTTCATCAAAGGAATCAATTTGGTAATGCTCAGGCGTTACTCCGATGCGGATAGGGATTTTGATTTTCAAGCTGACGAGAAATTGATTCATTTCTTTTCCTCCCAAAGAAATGAAAACAGTATGATCGAATTGTACAGCATAGTCAATGAGATCACCAGTAATGATTTGAAATACGGAGAAGGCGTTTCCAAGTGGAATTTTTTATTAGAAGATAATGAAATACTTATGAATATGAAGGCCGGTTCCCGATACCGCTTGCAAAAACACAAAACCGGACGTGGAACGGAAAATTTGGTATTCAGGATTTCCAAACTCGGCGGAAAAATGAAACTTAAGTTAGATGAAAATATGTATCATATGGAATTGAAATTGAATAAGGAAACATTTTCCCTTCAATAA
- a CDS encoding aspartate aminotransferase family protein, with the protein MSTGFAINQYPDVDQVYKDLRSLISQPIRSIRKAEMDKIISEYYDKKCARSKKMIAEASEYIPGGVQHNLAFNHPFPLVFTKASGAHLFDLDGNKYIDFLQAGGPTVLGSNPPVVRKKVLELLNSSGPVTGLFHEYELKLAEKIVQLVPSVEMFRMLGSGTEACMASIRVARLATKKKNIVKMGGAYHGWSDQLAYGLRLPGTRHFEANGVPKSVFKYTQEFYPNDLNALESVLKRNRWRGGTAAVLMEPIGPESGTRPLDKNFNAGVRELCDRFGALLIFDEVVTAFRVGLSGAQGYYGVTPDLTVFGKVVAGGYPSAGGLGGKKEYMKYVSAGIQTGMKKALIGGTMAANPLSSAAGYYTLCEMEKTKACEKAGKAGDRLTLGLQKLIKKYNLPFVAFNQGSICHLETVGTMLLEINFSKFWTIKKTIAEAHKRKHAMEEMGAAYMAEGLVTLAGSRLYTSAADTDAIIDDALKRFDRVFQKVEGVI; encoded by the coding sequence ATGTCCACTGGCTTCGCAATCAACCAATACCCCGATGTAGACCAAGTCTATAAAGATCTGAGATCTCTGATTTCGCAGCCGATCCGCTCCATCCGTAAAGCGGAAATGGATAAAATTATATCTGAATACTACGATAAAAAATGCGCTCGCTCGAAAAAGATGATCGCAGAAGCCTCCGAATACATTCCGGGAGGAGTTCAACACAACCTTGCCTTCAACCACCCTTTCCCTTTGGTTTTCACAAAAGCTTCCGGTGCACATCTATTTGATTTGGACGGAAACAAATACATCGACTTTCTGCAAGCCGGTGGCCCTACGGTTCTGGGAAGTAATCCTCCTGTAGTTCGCAAAAAAGTTTTGGAATTATTAAATAGCTCAGGCCCCGTCACCGGATTATTTCATGAATACGAACTTAAGTTAGCTGAAAAGATCGTTCAGCTCGTTCCTTCCGTAGAAATGTTTCGAATGTTAGGTTCGGGGACGGAAGCATGTATGGCATCCATACGGGTGGCAAGACTTGCTACCAAGAAAAAAAATATAGTAAAAATGGGCGGAGCTTATCACGGATGGAGTGATCAGTTGGCATACGGATTGCGTCTTCCCGGCACAAGACATTTTGAAGCGAACGGAGTTCCCAAATCGGTATTCAAATACACTCAGGAATTTTATCCGAACGATTTGAACGCTTTGGAATCCGTTTTAAAGAGAAACAGATGGAGAGGAGGAACCGCCGCGGTCTTAATGGAACCGATCGGCCCGGAAAGCGGCACTCGTCCTCTGGATAAAAATTTCAACGCAGGAGTAAGGGAATTATGCGATCGATTCGGCGCCTTACTGATATTTGACGAAGTAGTCACTGCGTTCCGAGTGGGACTCAGCGGTGCACAAGGCTATTACGGAGTCACTCCCGATCTGACAGTGTTCGGAAAAGTGGTTGCCGGGGGTTATCCGTCTGCGGGCGGGCTCGGCGGTAAAAAAGAATATATGAAATATGTTTCTGCGGGGATCCAAACCGGAATGAAAAAAGCTTTGATCGGTGGCACGATGGCTGCGAATCCTCTTAGCTCCGCCGCAGGATATTATACCCTATGTGAAATGGAAAAAACCAAGGCTTGCGAAAAAGCGGGTAAAGCGGGCGACCGCCTAACGTTAGGACTTCAAAAACTGATCAAAAAATACAACCTACCTTTCGTTGCGTTCAACCAAGGCTCTATTTGCCATTTGGAGACAGTAGGAACAATGTTACTTGAAATCAATTTCAGTAAATTCTGGACGATTAAAAAAACAATTGCTGAAGCTCATAAAAGAAAACATGCAATGGAAGAAATGGGCGCTGCTTATATGGCGGAAGGGTTAGTGACTCTTGCAGGAAGCAGACTTTATACAAGCGCAGCCGATACCGATGCAATCATCGACGACGCTTTGAAAAGATTTGATCGGGTGTTCCAGAAAGTCGAAGGTGTGATTTAG
- a CDS encoding class II aldolase/adducin family protein yields MEIQTANKIVRDTGVRLLKAGLITRTWGNISQRIDEDHFVITPTGRTYEDLSPDEIVKVNLHTLEHEGRIKPSYEKGLHAETYKLRPDVKSIIHTHQLQASVVASARKNIPILSDKMKKIIGGPVFCTDYALPGSKKLIRSAIECLAKSGSKAVLLANHGVLCIGSDMENAFSVSMELERSAETFIHEEFKKVSHSKKFETKSVREWYLQNFGKKEFA; encoded by the coding sequence ATGGAAATTCAAACTGCAAATAAAATCGTAAGAGATACGGGAGTGCGCCTACTGAAGGCAGGACTCATCACCAGAACTTGGGGCAATATCAGTCAAAGAATCGATGAGGATCATTTCGTCATCACTCCTACCGGCAGAACCTATGAAGACCTAAGCCCCGATGAAATCGTAAAGGTAAATCTTCACACCTTGGAACACGAAGGAAGGATCAAACCTTCCTATGAAAAAGGACTTCACGCGGAAACTTATAAACTCAGACCCGATGTGAAATCAATCATCCATACTCACCAATTGCAAGCAAGCGTGGTGGCGTCCGCCAGAAAAAATATTCCCATACTATCCGATAAAATGAAAAAGATCATCGGCGGTCCGGTTTTCTGCACGGATTACGCTTTGCCCGGATCTAAAAAACTGATTCGTTCCGCTATCGAATGTTTGGCGAAATCGGGAAGCAAAGCAGTTTTACTTGCAAACCACGGTGTATTATGCATCGGATCCGATATGGAGAATGCTTTTTCCGTTTCTATGGAATTGGAAAGATCGGCGGAAACATTCATACACGAAGAATTTAAAAAAGTCTCCCACTCCAAAAAATTTGAAACCAAATCGGTAAGAGAATGGTATCTTCAAAATTTCGGGAAAAAGGAATTTGCATGA
- a CDS encoding class II aldolase/adducin family protein has product MKAPEHPSELLRLIPDLQKEGILEQGNSASIRIGNRVWITPSDVNFTQFSKKKNPNWVELYLDQTSLPENSPRFANLHLTLYKERKDFNTIIHTTQENILTCSMAGETVLPYLDDMAQIVGPSAKVVSFGETEEALKKIVKGIKRRNAVMIKDQGAICGHRTLDDLHAVCHVFEKACKSFIEARILGGGKPVPWLEAEAIRFVYQRKYSKQADKNR; this is encoded by the coding sequence ATGAAGGCACCTGAGCATCCGTCCGAATTGCTTCGTTTGATTCCCGATTTGCAAAAAGAAGGAATTTTGGAACAAGGGAATTCTGCAAGTATCCGAATCGGGAATCGTGTCTGGATCACTCCTAGCGATGTAAACTTCACTCAATTTTCCAAGAAAAAAAATCCTAATTGGGTGGAGTTGTATTTAGACCAAACCTCTTTACCGGAAAATTCCCCCCGATTTGCAAATCTTCACCTAACTTTATATAAAGAAAGAAAGGACTTCAACACAATCATCCATACAACTCAGGAAAATATACTTACTTGTTCTATGGCGGGAGAAACAGTCCTACCTTATTTGGATGATATGGCTCAGATCGTAGGTCCTTCCGCGAAAGTAGTGTCATTCGGGGAAACCGAAGAAGCACTGAAGAAAATTGTAAAGGGAATCAAAAGAAGAAATGCGGTTATGATCAAGGATCAAGGTGCGATTTGCGGCCATAGAACCTTGGATGATCTGCACGCAGTCTGCCATGTATTCGAGAAAGCATGCAAATCTTTCATCGAAGCAAGGATTTTAGGCGGTGGAAAACCTGTTCCATGGCTGGAAGCGGAAGCAATTCGTTTTGTTTACCAAAGAAAATATTCCAAACAAGCGGACAAAAACCGTTAG
- a CDS encoding MFS transporter: protein MSQNSIQVYPYRWVILSLYILITAAICMQWLTFAPIARDAKEFYSVSPVQIDLLSLIFLAVFVIVAIPASYIIDTYGIRKGVGFGAVLMGVFGILKGIYANDYTIVLISQIGLAIAQPFLLNAVTKISVLWFPIQERATSVALGTLAQFLGIIFVMILTPILLEGGEKGEKIPEVMLLYGIISLISAVLFLIFSKEKPPTSPSIHGEDSRLPFWEGIRFLWNKNDMRKILFLFLIGLGVFNAVSTCIDQISEIKGLNIEESGLVGGIMLIAGILGGVIIPPLSDRLQKRKTFLIVAMGGFLFGLGLFTISNDFIPLLISSAIIGFFLLGIGAPIGFQYCAEITSPAPESTSQGLLLLVGQISGIVFILGMNYFGMISFLYLFLGLSALNFILVFFLKESPFMEARKG, encoded by the coding sequence ATGAGCCAAAATTCGATCCAAGTCTATCCCTATCGTTGGGTGATTTTATCTTTGTATATATTGATCACTGCCGCCATATGCATGCAATGGCTGACGTTCGCTCCCATTGCCCGGGATGCAAAGGAGTTCTATTCGGTAAGTCCTGTCCAAATCGACCTGCTTTCTCTCATATTCTTAGCTGTGTTTGTGATCGTTGCGATCCCCGCTTCCTATATCATTGATACTTACGGTATTCGGAAAGGAGTAGGATTCGGTGCGGTTCTAATGGGGGTCTTTGGAATTCTCAAAGGAATTTATGCGAATGATTATACAATTGTTCTGATAAGCCAAATCGGTCTTGCGATCGCCCAACCTTTTTTACTCAATGCAGTTACAAAGATCAGTGTTTTATGGTTTCCGATTCAGGAAAGAGCCACGTCCGTAGCCCTAGGAACCCTCGCTCAATTTTTAGGAATCATCTTTGTGATGATTTTGACTCCTATCCTTTTGGAAGGAGGAGAGAAAGGTGAAAAAATTCCCGAAGTGATGCTGCTTTACGGAATCATTTCACTGATCTCAGCAGTTTTATTTTTAATCTTCAGCAAAGAAAAGCCACCCACCTCACCAAGCATACACGGGGAAGACAGCCGACTCCCTTTTTGGGAAGGAATCCGTTTTTTATGGAATAAGAATGATATGAGAAAGATATTGTTTTTATTTTTGATCGGGCTTGGAGTCTTCAACGCAGTGAGCACATGCATTGATCAAATTTCAGAAATCAAAGGTTTAAACATAGAAGAGTCAGGACTTGTAGGAGGTATTATGCTGATTGCAGGTATCTTGGGCGGAGTGATCATCCCTCCACTTTCCGACCGATTGCAAAAAAGAAAAACTTTTCTGATTGTTGCGATGGGAGGATTTTTATTCGGGCTTGGTTTATTTACTATTTCAAATGATTTTATCCCCCTGCTTATTTCCTCGGCAATCATAGGTTTTTTTCTCTTGGGGATCGGAGCTCCGATCGGATTCCAATACTGTGCAGAGATCACTTCTCCTGCGCCCGAGTCCACCTCACAAGGATTACTTCTTCTGGTAGGACAAATCTCAGGGATAGTTTTTATACTTGGGATGAATTATTTCGGAATGATTTCCTTTTTGTATTTGTTTCTGGGTTTGTCCGCCTTGAATTTCATTTTGGTATTTTTTCTGAAAGAATCTCCTTTTATGGAGGCTCGGAAGGGTTAA
- a CDS encoding TetR/AcrR family transcriptional regulator, with amino-acid sequence MSRKYFNDSFDRISEEKRNRILSIAVSEFANRGFTSANTNTIAQKAGISVGSLYKYFETKEDFFLTAVHHGVSQLEKALESVLLEKVDFFGKIEKILRIIQIHSRENQDIIRLYNEMTSESNSELINRLSSELESISAKCYTQIIDLAKEEGIIPVDTNSSIHAFLLDNIFMSLQFSYATEYYKERMKIYLGEDVFERDEDVIIGVMQFIRRAFGGGI; translated from the coding sequence ATGTCCCGGAAATACTTCAATGATAGTTTTGATCGAATCTCGGAAGAAAAGAGAAATCGAATTCTGTCAATTGCCGTGTCTGAATTTGCCAACAGGGGATTCACAAGCGCAAACACAAACACGATCGCCCAAAAAGCAGGGATCAGTGTCGGCTCATTATATAAATACTTTGAAACGAAGGAAGACTTTTTTCTAACCGCGGTCCATCATGGAGTTTCTCAACTCGAAAAGGCATTGGAATCGGTTCTATTGGAGAAGGTCGATTTTTTCGGTAAGATAGAAAAGATACTACGAATCATTCAAATTCATTCCAGAGAAAACCAGGATATCATCAGACTTTACAACGAGATGACTTCGGAGAGTAATTCCGAACTGATCAACCGGCTTTCCAGTGAACTGGAATCCATTTCTGCAAAATGTTATACCCAAATTATCGATTTAGCAAAAGAAGAAGGAATCATTCCAGTCGATACAAACAGTTCCATCCATGCTTTTTTATTGGATAATATATTTATGAGTCTTCAGTTCTCTTACGCAACGGAATATTATAAAGAGAGAATGAAAATCTATTTAGGTGAGGACGTGTTTGAAAGAGACGAAGATGTCATCATCGGGGTGATGCAATTTATCAGACGGGCGTTTGGCGGCGGAATCTGA
- a CDS encoding response regulator produces METKKVKIGIVENDENFRNQILTILEATPGVLSVSHWESAEAYWKDENGKELDILFLDIMLPGMNGVELAGKISERDPNISKIMLSNMNSDELIYSSLKNGAIGYILKSEMKDISEVIDTVLQGGAIITPTIAFRVLNHFKAKTNLGSIKLTDKENQILDQMVRGKTINRVAEFLGVSKYTIQHHVKNIYKKLNVHNRAELVRKANDIGLL; encoded by the coding sequence ATGGAAACAAAAAAAGTAAAAATTGGAATCGTTGAGAATGATGAAAATTTCAGAAATCAGATTTTGACAATTCTGGAAGCAACTCCCGGCGTTCTTTCCGTATCCCATTGGGAATCGGCGGAAGCATATTGGAAAGATGAGAACGGAAAAGAATTGGACATATTGTTTTTGGATATAATGTTGCCGGGGATGAACGGTGTGGAACTTGCCGGAAAGATTTCGGAAAGAGATCCGAATATAAGCAAGATTATGCTTAGTAATATGAATTCGGATGAACTCATTTACAGTTCTTTAAAAAACGGGGCTATCGGTTATATTTTAAAGTCCGAAATGAAAGATATATCTGAAGTCATAGACACTGTGTTACAAGGAGGAGCCATCATTACTCCTACGATTGCATTTCGAGTTTTAAATCATTTCAAAGCTAAAACCAATTTGGGTTCGATTAAACTTACAGATAAGGAAAATCAGATTTTGGATCAAATGGTCAGAGGCAAAACGATCAATCGGGTGGCTGAATTTTTAGGTGTGAGCAAATACACAATCCAACACCACGTAAAAAATATTTATAAAAAGTTAAATGTACACAACCGAGCTGAATTAGTTCGAAAAGCAAATGACATCGGACTGTTGTAA